From one Motacilla alba alba isolate MOTALB_02 chromosome 8, Motacilla_alba_V1.0_pri, whole genome shotgun sequence genomic stretch:
- the ZBTB41 gene encoding zinc finger and BTB domain-containing protein 41 — MKKRRRLAASLNEKVHLGHDKDTSEKILVVDCAQEIVSKSAEIAPADQLESSQELSPSPEQRKLLSSLQYNKNLLKYLNDDRQKHPSFCDLLIIVEGKEFSAHKVVVAVGSSYFHACLSKNPSTDVVTLDHVTHSVFQHLLEFLYTSEFFVYKNEIPLVLEAAKFLDIIDAVKLLNNESVSSVQTDVVTDAPTPVETLSELTGKLLNSHQCTFCGRSFCYKKSLENHLAKAHRSLSLEQKHGLKMVEKASFSTRRSTRSRKCPAKFGISDNESGDASDSNVEKVSSDKETSERSEFEDSESECNVDEDGQEEEMSGEDSESEEQSEKEQNDAEEGSEAVDSMGNIPEGLAPVIIQSSSKKLLQCPKCDKKFDRIGKYESHTRVHTGEKPFECDICHQRYSTKSNLTVHRKKHSSDTDFHRKEHKCPYCNKLHASKKTLAKHVKRFHPENVQEFLSIKKTKSEGWKCDICKKSFTRRPHLEEHMILHSQDKPFKCTYCEEHFKSRFARLKHQEKFHLGPFPCDICGRQFNDTGNLKRHIECTHGGKRKWTCFICGKSVRERTTLKEHLRIHSGEKPHLCSICGQSFRHGSSYRLHLRVHHDDKRYECEECGKTFIRHDHLTKHKKIHSGEKAHQCEECGKCFGRRDHLTVHYKSVHLGEKVWQKYKATFHQCEVCKKVFKGKSSLEMHFRTHSGEKPYKCQICNQSFRIKKTLTKHMVIHSDARPFNCQHCNATFKRKDKLKYHIDHVHGSKAAEEALASSPEEKLVSLPVQYTSDDKVYQTEAKQYVEQSKAYQSEAKTLLQNVSPEVCVPVTLVPVPMADPQAELVQHSAQSHGILPPQPEQPDYQRATELSFLEKYTLTPQPANIVHPVRPEQMLDPRDQSYLGTLLGLDTTPTVQNISNNEHS, encoded by the exons ATGAAGAAAAGGAGACGGCTCGCTGCAAGTCTAAATGAAAAGGTTCATCTTGGCCATGACAAAGATACTTCAGAAAAGATTCTTGTAGTGGACTGTGCGCAAGAAATTGTCTCCAAGTCTGCAGAAATAGCTCCTGCAGATCAGCTTGAATCTTCCCAAGAACTTTCACCATCACCAGAACAAAGAAAGCTCCTAAGCTCGTTGCAATATAACAAAAATCTACTTAAATACTTAAATGATGACAGACAGAAACATCCATCCTTTTGTGATTTACTCATAATTgtagaaggaaaagaatttaGTGCTCACAAAGTTGTTGTGGCTGTTGGGAGTAGTTATTTTCATGCCTGTTTGAGCAAAAATCCGAGCACTGACGTTGTCACATTAGATCATGTAACTCATTCTGTCTTTCAACATTTGCTTGAGTTTCTTTACACTTCTGagttttttgtttataaaaatgaaattccattagtgctggaagcagcaaaATTTTTAGATATCATAGATGCAGTGAAGTTACTAAATAACGAAAGTGTTTCCAGTGTACAGACTGATGTGGTAACTGATGCACCTACACCAGTAGAAACACTCAGTGAACTGACAGGTAAACTATTAAATAGTCATCAGTGCACTTTTTGTGGTCGAAGTTTCTGTTACAAGAAGTCCTTAGAAAATCATTTGGCTAAAGCCCACCGCTCCCTTTCCCTGGAACAAAAGCATGGGTTAAAAATGGTTGAGAAGGCCAGCTTTTCCACTAGACGCTCCACGAGAAGCCGTAAATGTCCAGCTAAGTTCGGTATCAGTGACAATGAGAGCGGGGATGCCTCTGACAGCAACGTGGAGAAAGTCAGTTCTGATAAGGAGACATCAGAGAGAAGTGAATTTGAAGACAGTGAAAGTGAGTGCAATGTGGATGAAGATGGGCAGGAAGAGGAAATGTCAGGTGAAGATTCGGAATCTGAAGAACAAAGTGAAAAGGAACAGAATGATGCTGAAGAGGGTTCTGAGGCAGTTGACTCAATGGGGAATATTCCCGAAGGCTTAGCTCCAGTCATCATTCAAAGCAGTAGCAAAAAACTACTGCAGTGTCCCAAGTGTGACAAAAAGTTTGATCGAATAG GCAAATACGAGAGCCACACCCGTGTCCACACGGGCGAAAAGCCTTTTGAATGTGATATTTGTCATCAGCGCTACTCTACCAAGTCCAACCTGACAGTGCACAGAAAGAAACACTCCAGTGACACTGACTTCCATAGGAAGGAGCACAAATGTCCCTACTGCAATAAGCTCCATGCAAGCAAGAAGACCTTGGCGAAGCATGTGAAGAG GTTTCATCCAGAGAATGTacaagaatttctttctatCAAGAAGACAAAGAGTGAAGGTTGGAAATGTGAT ATTTGTAAGAAATCTTTCACTCGAAGACCGCACTTGGAAGAGCATATGATCCTTCACTCTCAGGATAAACCCTTCAAATGTACCTACTGTGAAGAGCATTTCAAATCCCGGTTTGCAAGACTGAAACATCAAGAAAAATTCCATCTCG GGCCTTTTCCTTGTGATATTTGTGGCCGCCAGTTTAATGACACAGGGAATCTGAAACGCCACATAGAATGTACTCAtgggggaaagaggaaatggaCGTGTTTCATCTGTGGGAAATCCGTCAGGGAACG AACAACTTTGAAAGAACATCTGAGAATTCACAGTGGAGAGAAGCCTCATCTTTGCAGTATTTGTGGGCAGAGTTTTCGTCATGGAAGCTCTTACAG ACTTCATCTAAGAGTGCATCACGATGACAAGAGATATGAATGTGAAGAATGTGGGAAAACATTTATTCGGCATGACCATctgacaaaacacaaaaaaatacattcag GTGAAAAAGCACATCAGTGTGAGGAATGTGGAAAATGTTTTGGCCGTCGAGATCACCTCACTGTTCATTATAAAAGCGTTCATCTAGGAGAAAAAGTTTGGCAGAA atatAAAGCTACGTTTCACCAGTGTGAAGTCTGTAAGAAAGTTTTTAAAGGGAAATCCAGTTTGGAAATGCATTTTAGGACACATtcag GTGAAAAGCCCTACAAATGTCAGATCTGTAACCAGTCTTTCAGAATTAAGAAGACATTAACGAAACACATGGTTATTCATTCAGATGCTCGACCCTTTAACTGCCAGCACTGCAATGCAACATTTAAGCGAAAAGACAAGCTGAAGTATCACATTGATCACGTTCATGGGTCTAAGGCTGCAGAAGAGGCATTGGCATCTTCCCCAGAGGAAAAGCTAGTCTCCTTACCAGTGCAGTACACCTCTGATGACAAAGTTTACCAAACTGAGGCTAAACAGTATGTGGAACAGTCCAAAGCATATCAATCAGAAGCCAAAACTTTGCTGCAGAATGTATCCCCAGAAGTGTGCGTGCCTGTGACTCTGGTCCCCGTTCCCATGGCAGACCCCCAAGCAGAGCTGGTGCAGCACAGTGCTCAGTCCCACGGCATCCTTCCCCCGCAGCCCGAGCAGCCGGATTACCAGCGAGCAACGGAGCTCTCCTTCCTCGAGAAATACACCCTGACTCCACAGCCTGCAAACATTGTTCATCCTGTGAGGCCTGAGCAGATGCTGGATCCTAGAGACCAGTCATATCTTGGAACTTTACTGGGGCTAGATACAACTCCCACTGTACAGAATATTTCAAACAACGAACATTCATGA